The following nucleotide sequence is from Pseudomonas sessilinigenes.
TGTCCGGCCGAGTGCATACGGCTGTTGAACAGGCGTTGGTCCGGGTCCACCCGGGCGATGAAAGAGCCGGGCTCGAGGGGCTGGGACAGGTGGTGCAGGATCTGTTCACCGTCCTGCAGTACCCGTAGCACCCGGGCCTCGCCAATCCAGCCGGTGTCGCTGGGTTGGCCGCCGCCCTGGGGATGGAAAGGCGTGGCGTCGAGGGTGGCGATAAACGAGTCGTCCACCCTGGTGCAGCCCAGGACTTGCACCGGGATATTCAATTCATCGTCTTGGAAATACAGGCGCAGCGTCATGTTCGAGACCTTGCAAGTGAGTGTTTTTTTATTATGTGGCGGCCTCGATTGCGTGATAATCCGTTCGAAACTCAATGGACTATTGCGTCATGAGCATAAATCTACCCCTGCCTTTGCTGGCCGAAATGGCCATTTTCGTCCGAGTGGTGGAGACCGGTAGCTTCTCCGAGGCCGCGCGCCAGCTGGGTTCTTCGCCTTCGGCGGTGAGCCGCAGCGTTTCGCGCCTGGAGAAGGCCCTGGCCACCCGCTTGCTGCAACGCACCACTCGCAAGCTGCGCTTGAGCGATGGTGGCGAGGAAGTGTTCAAGCGCTGCTGCGAGATGGTCAGCGCGGCGCGTTCGGTGATGGAGATCAGCGGCCAGTTCACCCACGAGGCCGAGGGCGTGGTGCGGGTCAGCGTGCCCAAGGCGGTGGGGCGTTTCGTGGTGCACCCGCACATGCCCGAGTTCCTGCGGCGTTACCCGAAGGTGGATGTGGAGTTACTGCACGAAGACCGGGACGTCGACCTGATCGACGATCATGTCGACCTGGCGATCCGCATCACCGACCGGCCGCCGCCTGGGTTGATCGGCCGCCAGTTGCTGCGCATCGATCATCTGCTGTGTGCCACGCCGCAGTACCTGGCGGAGCACGGCACGCCGGGCCATCCCCAGGACCTGCGCCAGCACAGTTGCATCTACCTGGGCGAGACGCCCAGCGACGCGCGCTGGAAGTTCACCCAGGGCAGCAAGGCGGTCACCGTGGCGGTGCGTGGGCGCTACGCCGCCAACCACACCGGCGTACGCCTGGATGCGGTGCTGCAGCACCTGGGGATCGGCAGCCTGCCGTACTTCACTGCGCGCCATGCCCTGGAGCAGGGCTTGATCGTGCAGGTGCTGCCGGAGTGGACCTTCCTGGCCTCCTACCACGGCGGCGCCTGGCTGCTGCACTCGCCGACCCGCTACCTGCCGCCCAAGTTGCGGGTGTTCATCGATTACCTGGTGGAGTGCCTGGCCAAGGAACCGACCTTGGGCCGGCCGGGCAAGGCGCCCTAGTCGCCGGCAAACGGCGCCCATGAAAAAGGCCCGCCGGTGTAACCGTACGGGCCTTGGTGACGCCAGGCGTATCGATCAGTGCTTGCTGTCCTGGTCGGAGAGCGCCAGCAGCTGTTTTTCCTGGTTCCAGTCGAAGGGCTCGTCGTTCTGCTCGGCCTCGTAGCGGCGCTCCTCGAGGGCCTGGTACAGGTCGATTTCCTCGTCGGGCATGTAGTGCAGGCAGTCGCCGGCGAAGTACCACAGCAGGTCGCGCGGCACCAGGTGGGCGATCTGTGGGTAGCGTTGCATGATCTGGCACAGCAGGTCCTGGCCCAGGTACTGGCTTTCGATCGGATCGATCGGCAGCGAGGCGCGCAGTTCATCGAAGCGCTCCAGGAACAGCGCGTGGCTTTCTTCGGGAACCTGTTCGGCTTCTCCCACGGCCACCAGGATGCTGCGCAGGTGGTCCAGCAGGACGAGATGGTCGGCGACGGTGTTGGACATGACAGGGTCCTCAAGAGCAAAACGGGCGCGGGAGTATATAGCCCCCACGCCCGGTTTCATAATCGACCAGCCCAAGGGCGGTCGCCTAGCGGGTCTTGCCTTCGCTCAAGGTCAACTCTTGCTTGGCGAAATCATCCACATCGATGACTTTGCGCCGCGCTGCTTCGGCCGCGTGCAGGCTTTGCGCCTCGGCTGCCTGCAGGACACCGGCCTCCAGCGCGGTGTCGATGACCGATTCGCCGGCCGCGGGCTTGAACTGGCCGCTTTTCAACGCCTCGTGCAGGCGCTTGTATTGTGGATGGGCGGCGCTGATCAGTTCGCAGGCATGCTGCAGGGCACCCACCGGATCGTCCGCCGCTTGCGGGCGGTAGCAACCTTCGAGCACGGCTTCCAGGGCCGGGTCACCCTTGGCCCGGCCGATGATCGCCGCCACTTCGGCGTCCAGTCGATCCGAGGGGCCGGTATGGCGCCGGCCGAAGGGAAACACCAGGACCCGCAGCAGGCAGCCGAAGGTGCGGCTGGGGAAGTTGCGCAGCAGTTCGTCCAGGGCCCGTTCCGAGTGACCGAGGCTTTCTTCCATGGCCCAGGCCAGCAGCGGTTGCAGGTACTCCGGCGAGTCCAGGTCGTGGTAGCGCTTGAGCGCCGCCGAGCCCAGGTACAGGTGGCTGAGCACATCGCCCAGGCGTGCGGACAGGCGCTCGCGGCGCTTGAGTTCGCCACCCAGGAGCATCATCGACAGGTCGGCGAGCAGGGCGAAGGCTGCGGCCTGGCGGTTCAAGGCGCGGAAGTAGCCCTGGCTGAGGCTGTCCCCCGGGGCTTTTTCGAAGCGACCCAGGCCCAGGTTCAGCACCAGGGTGCTGGCGGCGTTGCTCACGGCGAAGCCGATGTGCTTGAGCAGCAGGGCATCGAACTCCCTCAGGGCCTGGTCATGGTCTTCGCGCCCGGCCAGGGCCATTTCCTTGAGCACGAAGGGATGGCAGCGGATCGCCCCCTGGCCGAAGATCATCAGGTTGCGCGACAGGATGTTGGCGCCTTCCACGGTGATGAAGATCGGCGCGCCCTGCCAGTTGCGGCCCAGGTAGTTGTTGGGCCCCATGATGATGCCCTTGCCGCCGTGCACATCCATGGCGTGGCCGATGCATTCGCGGCCGCGCTCGGTGAGGTGGTACTTGAGGATCGCCGACAGCACCGAGGGTTTTTCCCCCAGGTCCACGGCGTTGGCGGTGAGCATGCGCGCGCTGTCCATCAGCCAGGCATTGCCGCCGATGCGCGCCAGGGCTTCCTGGATGCCTTCGAAGGCCGCCAGCGGCACGTTGAACTGCTCACGTACCTGGGCGTACTGGCCGGTGACCAGGCTGGTGAACTTGGCGGCACCGGTGCCCACTGCCGGGAGCGAGATGGAGCGTCCCACCGACAGGCAGTTCATCAGCATCATCCAGCCCTTGCCGAGCATGTCCTGGCCGCCGATAAGGAAGTCCAGGGGGATGAACACGTCCTTGCCGGAGTTGGGGCCATTCATGAAGGCGGCGCCCAGGGGCAGGTGGCGGCGGCCGATTTCCACCCCGGGGGTGTCGGTGGGGATCAAGGCCAGGCTGATGCCCAGGTCTTCCTCTTCGCCCAGCAGGTGGTCCGGGTCATGGGCCTTGAAGGCCAGGCCCAGCAGGGTCGCTACCGGGCCCAGGGTGATGTAGCGCTTTTCCCAGTTCAGGCGCAGGCCGAGGGTTTCCTCGCCTTGCCACTGGCCCTTGCAGATGATGCCGGTGTCCGGCATGGCCCCGGCGTCGGAGCCGGCCAGGGGGCCGGTCAGGGCAAAGCAGGGAATATCGTCGCCCCGGGCCAGGCGCGGCAGGTAGTGGTTGCGCTGTTCGTCGGTGCCGTAGTGCAGCAGCAGTTCGGCCGGGCCCAGGGAATTGGGAACCATGACCGTGGAGGCCAGGTCGCCGCTGCGGGTCGCCAGCTTCATCGCCACCTGGGAGTGGGCATAGGCCGAGAAGCCCTTGCCGCCGTACTCCTTGGGAATGATCAGGGCGAAGAAACCATGTTCCTTGATATGCGCCCAGGCCTCGGCAGGCAGGTCCATCTGCTGGCCGATCTGCCAGTCGCTGACCATGGCGCAGAGTTCTTCGGTGGGACCGTCGATGAAGGCTTGTTCTTCCTCGGTGAGCTGGGCCTTGGGATAGGCCAGCAGGGTGTTCCAGTCAGGACGCCCGCTGAACAACTCGCCATCCCACCACACGGTGCCGGCGTCGATGGCGTCGCGCTCGGTTTGCGACATCGGTGGCAAGACTTTCTGGAACCAGTTGAACAGCGGGGCGCTGAAATGCTTGCGCCGCAGGTCCGGCAGCAACAGGGGCGCGGCCACTGCCGCCAGGACGACCCAGAACACCAGCAGCAACCAGCCGGGAGCGTGGCTGAAGATGCCCATGGCCAGCAGGTAGACAGCGACTGCGCCCAGGGCGGGCAACGGAGCGGTGCGGCGATGTGCCAGGTAGGCGACGCCAGCCAGCAGAACCAGTATCCACAACAACAGCATATTCAATCCTCCATGAGGCCAGGGGGCCGAAGCACCCTCAGAGCTTAGTCGGCGTGCGACCAAGCGGGTGCCCGGGGCGGTGCGGGACAGGCAGGCCCTGGCCGGTGAACGTCGGCTGCCCGTTTCGTCCGGCTGGGTGAAGCAGGCCATGATCTTTGGCTGAAACGTCGTTATCTCTGTGCTGGATGCCTCTATAGACTCAGGGTTCACCTGGAGGTTATGCCCATGCACGAGTACCTGCGTCCCAGCCGCTTCATCGATAGTGACCACCCGGCGGTAGTGGAGTTCGCCGAATCTCATCGCGGCACCCGAGGCGACCCCAGGGAGCAAGCGGTGAGCCTCTACTACGCGGTACGCGAGGCCGTGCGCTACAACCCCTACACTTTCAGCCTCGACCCCGGGAGCCTGCGCGGCAGCCACGCCCTGGCCACGGGCGAGAGCTATTGCGTGCCCAAGGCGACCTTGCTGGCCGGTTGTGCACGGCATTGCGGGATTCCTGCCCGGATAGGCCTGGCGGACGTGCGCAACCATCTCTCGACCCCGCGCTTGCTGGAATTGTTGCGCAGCGACGTGTTCGCCATGCACGGCTATACCGAGCTGTACCTGGACGGGCGTTGGGTCAAGGCCACGCCGGCGTTCAACCAGGACCTGTGCGAGCTGTTCGATGTGGCGCCGCTGGAGTTCGACGGCGTGCATGACAGCGTCTTCCATCCCTTCAATCGCCAGGGCGAGCAGTTGATGGAATACCTGGTGGACCATGGGCAGTTTGCCGATGTCCCGGAGCACTTCTTTTTCGACCACCTGAAAAAATGCTATCCGCATCTGATCGGCCAGCCGCAATTCACAGGACTTGGGGATATGCACAGCGATTTGAGTCGCGGCTGATCAGGCGTAGACTGCCCCGGCATTCATTACCGAGGGATGGTCATGCTGAAGATCTGGGGACGCAAGAATTCATCGAATGTCAGGAAAGCGCTGTGGTGCGCCGAGGAATTGGGGCTGGCCTATGAGTCCCTGGATGCCGGTGGCGCCTTCGGTGTGGTGGACACCCCCGAGTACCGGGCGCTGAACCCCAACGGGCGGATCCCGATGATCGAGGACGAAGGCTTCGTGCTCTGGGAATCCAACACCATCGTGCGCTATTTACTGGCTCGGCATGCCGCCGGCACGCCCTGGTATCCGGCCGACGTGCAGGCACGGGCCAGTGCCGAGAAGTGGATGGATTGGAACACCTCGACCTTCGCCGATGTGTTCCGTCCCCTGTTCTGGGGGGTATTGCGCACCCCGTCGGAACAACAGGATTGGGTGAAGATCAATGCGGCCAGGGACACCTGTGCCGACTTGCTGGGGCGGGTCGACCAGGCGCTGGCCGGGCAACCCTACCTCTCCGGCCAGCAGATCGGCATGGGCGACATTCCCTTGGGCAGTTTCATTTATGCCTGGTTCGAGATGCCGATCGAGCGGCCATCGATGCCCCATCTGGAAGCCTGGTACCAGCGCCTGCAGCAGCGCCCGGCCTATCGTCGGGCGGTGATGACCGCGTTGACTTAATACCCACTATTGATAGACATGACTGTACTTGCAGGGCGTCGGCACGCAACATGGCGAGCGTCCGGCGTCGTTGCAATCTGGCCGGGCCGCCCTTAACTATAAAACTCCCTCTTCTTGGTGCATGAATCCGATATGAGTTCCGCTCTGTCCATCCGGCAGCTAACCAAAACCTACGGCAACGGTTTCCAGGCCCTGAGTGGTATCGATCTGGATGTCGCCGAGGGTGACTTCTTTGCCCTGCTCGGTCCCAACGGGGCCGGTAAATCCACCACTATCGGCATTCTCTCGACCCTGGTGAACAAGACCAGCGGAACGGTGAATGTCTTCGGCCATGACCTGGATCGCCAGCCGGCGGCGCTCAAGCGCAGCATTGGCGTGGTGCCGCAGGAATTCAACTTCAACCAGTTCGAAAAGACCTTCGACATCGTCGTGACCCAGGCCGGCTATTACGGTATTCCGGCGAAGATCGCCAGGGAGCGGGCCGAGCAATACCTGACCCAGCTCGGCCTGTGGGACAAGCGCGACATGCCTTCGCGCTCCTTGTCCGGTGGCATGAAGCGCCGGTTGATGATCGCCCGGGCCCTGGTCCATGAACCGCGCCTGTTGATCCTCGATGAACCCACTGCCGGGGTGGATATCGAGCTGCGCCGTTCGATGTGGAGCTTCCTCACCGAGCTCAACCAGAAGGGCATCACCATCATCCTCACCACTCACTACCTGGAAGAGGCCGAGCAGTTGTGCCGCAACATCGGCATCATCGACCACGGCACCATCGTCGAGAACACCAGCATGCGCCAGTTGCTCGGCCAACTGCATGTGGAGACCTTCCTGCTCGACCTCAAGCATGACCTGTCCGTCGCACCCTCGTTGGTCGGTTATCCGGCCCGACTGGTGGATAGCCATACCCTGGAGGTCCAGGTGGACAAAGCCGCAGGGATCACCGCGCTGTTCGGCCAATTGGCGCTGCAAAACATCGAAGTGCTGAGCCTGCGTAACAAGACCAACCGACTTGAGGAACTGTTCGTGTCCCTGGTGGAGAAGAATCTGTCGAAGGTGGCGGTATGAGTTCAGAGTTCCAAGCCAACCTGGTGGCGCTCAATACCATCGTCTACCGCGAGGTCAAGCGCTTTACCCGGATCTGGCCGCAGACCCTGCTGCCGCCAGCCATCACCATGGTCCTGTACTTCGTCATCTTCGGTAACCTCATTGGCCGGCAAATCGGTGACATGGGTGGCTTCACCTACATGGAGTACATCGTGCCGGGGCTGATCATGATGTCGGTGATCACCAACTCCTACGGCAATGTGGTGTCGAGCTTCTTCGGCAGCAAGTTCCAGCGCTCCATCGAGGAACTGATGGTGTCGCCGGTGTCGCCCCACACTATTCTGGTCGGCTACACCCTCGGTGGGGTGCTGCGTGGGCTGGCGGTGGGAGTGATCGTGACGCTGCTGTCGCTGTTCTTCACCAAGCTGCAGGTGCATCACCTGGGCATCACTGTGCTGGTGGTGGTGCTGACGGCGACGATCTTCTCGCTGTTGGGCTTCATCAACGCGGTGTTCGCACGCAACTTCGACGATATCTCGATTATTCCGACGTTCGTCCTGACACCACTGACCTACCTGGGCGGGGTGTTCTACTCGATCAACCTGCTGCCGCCGTTCTGGCAGACCGTGTCCCTGGCCAACCCGGTGTTGCACATGGTCAACTCGTTCCGCTACGGCATCCTCGGGGTATCGGATATCAGTATCGGCACCGCGATCACGTTCATGCTGGTGGCCACGGCGGTGCTTTATATCGGTTGTGCCCGGTTGCTGGTCAGCGGGCGCGGCATGCGCCAGTAAGCAGCACTGTCGGCAATGAAAACGGCCTCCCTCGGGAGGCCGTTGTCGTTTCTAGCGCCTCTGCAACTTGCGCCGTCGCCATTGGCGGGCGACCCACCAACGCCAATAGAGCATGGTCAGGCAATAGGCCAGGGCCCCCAGTACCAGGCCGGCCACCACCGAACCCAGGAGGAAGGGTTGCCACAGGGTGGACAACTGGCCGCTGATCCACTCCCAGGTAAGGCTGTCGGGCAGGGTGCGTGGCGGTACGTTCATCAGCCAGGCTCCTAGCTGATAGGTGCAGAAGAACACCGGCGGCATGGTGATCGGGTTGGTCAGCCACACCAGGCTGACGCTGATGGGCATATTGCCCCGCAGCCAGATGGCCAGCACTGCGGCGAGAAGCATCTGCATCGGGATCGGGATGAAGGCGGCGAACAGGCCCACGGCCATGGCCCGGGCCACCGAGTGCCGGTTGAGGTGCCAGAGGTTGGCGTCATGCAGCAGGGTACCGAGAAAGCGTAAGGACTTGTGTTCGCGGATGCTGCTGGGATCTGGCATGTAGCGTCGGAATAAGCGCCGGGGCATAAGGCTTCTCGGTCGGGTCAAGCGGCAATTATGACCGGATTGTAACTAGGGCAAATTCAGACATTGTGACAAATGATAAAGCCGCCTCCCGACATTCTTGGCTAATCCCAGGGTAGGGATTGTCATGGATGGAGTGGCGAATGCGCACAGGGATGCTGGGGTTGGCCGCGGGGCTTCTGGCACTGGGTTTCCTGCCAGCCTTGCCGCCCGCCTGGTGGTTGTGGCCGATGGGGATACTGGCATTGATGATGCTGCCGTTTCGTACACATCCGGTGGCATTTTTCCTGTTCGGCCTGGCTTGGGCGTGCACGTGCGCGCAATGGGCGCTTGATGACCGCCTGGCCTCGCGACTGGATGGGCAGACCCGTTGGCTGGAGGGGAGGGTCGTCGGTTTGCCGGAGAGCGGAACAGGGGTAGTACGTTTCGAGGTGCAGGATGCCCAGGCCCGGCGTGATCGGTTGCCAAGGCGAATGCGCCTGAGCTGGCGTGATGGGCCGCAGGTCAGAAGTGGCGAGCGCTGGCGCCTGGCGGTGACCTTGCGGCGCCCGGCGGGCCTGCTCAATCTGCAGGGTTTCGACTACGAAGCCTGGTTGCTGGCCAGGCGGATTGGCGCCACCGGTACGATCAAGGACGGCCAGCTACTGGCTGCGGCCCGTGGTGCCTGGCGTGATGGCTTGCGCCAGCGGTTATTGGCCGTCGAGGCCCATGGGCGTGCCGGAGGGCTGGCTGCTCTGGTGATGGGGGACGGTTCCGGGTTGGCGCGTGAGGATTGGCAGCTGCTGCAGGACACTGGCACCGTGCACTTGATGGTGATCTCCGGGCAGCACATCAGCCTGTTGGCCGGGGTGGTTTACCTGGCCGTGGCGGGATTGGCACGTCATGGCGCGTGGCCCGAGCGTTGGCCCTGGCTGCCCTGGGCTTGTGCCCTGGCATTCCTCGCGGCCCTGGGTTATGGGCTGCTGGCCGGGTTCGACGTGCCCGTCCAGCGCTCTTGTGTGATGGTGGCGCTGGTCCTGCTCTGGCGCTTGCGCTTTCGTCACCTGGGGACCTGGTGGCCGTTGTTGCTGGCGCTTGATGCGGTCTTGCTGTTCGAACCCCTGGCCAGCCTGCAACCGGGGTTCTGGTTGTCGTTCGCCGCGGTGGCGATCCTGGTCTTCACCTTCGCTGGGCGCCTGGGGACATGGCGCTGGTGGCAAAGCTGGAGCCGCGCCCAGTGGTTGGTGGCCATCGGCCTCTTGCCATCGCTACTGGCCCTGGGCCTGCCCATCAGCCTCAGTGGTCCAGTGGCCAATCTGCTGGCCGTTCCCTGGATCAGTTTTCTAGTACTGCCGCCAGCCTTGTTGGGGTGCCTGCTGTTGCCCGTGCCCTATCTGGGAGAGGGAATGCTGTGGCTGGCCGGTGGGTTGCTCGACGGGTTGTTTCGTTGGCTGGAGGTGGTGGCCCGATGGTCCCCGGCTTGGATGGCACCCCTGCTTCCCTGGTGGCTCTGGGTCTTGTCCTGCCTGGGTGCTGGCTTGTTGCTGTTGCCTGCTGGTACACCGTTGCGGATTTTCGGCTGGCCCTTGTTGTTGCTGGTGGCCTGGCCACCGCCGCAGCGGGTGCCCTATGGCCAGGCCGAGGTCTGGCAGCTGGATGTGGGGCAGGGATTGTCATTCATCCTGCGTACCAGGGAGCGCGCGATGCTGTATGACGCCGGCGCCCGCAGCGGTGATTTCGACCTGGGGGAGCGAGTGGTGGTGCCGACCTTGCATCGGCTGGCCATCCGGCAACTGGACCTGATGCTGCTCAGCCATGCCGATAACGATCACGCCGGAGGTGCCCTGGCGGTGCAGCGGGCGTTGCCGGTGCACCTGGTACGCAGTGGCGAGCCCCGGGAGTTGCCGGCGGCCCTGCAAGCCACACCTTGTGAGTCCGGAGTGAGCTGGCAATGGGATGGCGTGCGTTTCAGCCAATGGCAATGGGCCCAAGCCCGTGATGGCAACCAGGCATCCTGCGTGCTGTTGGTCGAGGCGAATGGAGAGCGCCTGCTGCTCACCGGCGATATCGACGTCCAGGCCGAAAGAGCCTTTCTAGACAGTCCGCTGGGGGTGCCTGTGCATTGGCTGCAAGCGCCTCACCACGGTAGCCGGACCTCGTCGTCCAGGGCCTTGTTGCAGCGCCTGGCCCCTGGCGCGGTGCTGATCTCCCGGGGGCGTGGCAATGCCTATGGCCATCCCCACCCGCAAGTGGTGGCGCGTTATCGACGCCAGGGCGTGATCATCTACGACAGCGCCGAGCAGGGGGCACTGAAGCTGCAACTGGGGGCCTTCAGCAAGCCATACAGCGTGCGGGAGCAGCGGCGTTTCTGGCGTGCTCCACCGGCAATGCCTTAAATAACCGTGGGTTATTAAAGCCTCTGAACATGCGACATCACGGTCTTCGGTGCGTCCAGCCCCTATGTTAGAGTGGCGCACTTTTTCGAGGGGGCTGTCACTGTGTGGGAATTGGTCAAATCCGGCGGCTGGATGATGTTGCCGATCATTCTGAGTTCCATCGCTGCCGTGGGCATCATTGCCGAGCGCTTGTGGACCCTGCGAGCCAGCCGTGTCACACCGCCCCATCTGCTGGGCCAGGTCTGGCGCTGGATCAAGGACAAGCAGCTGAACAAGGACAAGCTCAAGGAGTTGCGCGCCGACTCGCCACTGGGTGAGATCCTGGCCGCAGGCCTGGCCAACTCCAAGCATGGCCGCGAGATCATGAAGGAATGCATCGAGGAGGCGGCTGCCCGGGTCATCCACGAGCTGGAGCGCTACCTCAATGCCCTCGGCACCATCGCCGCCATGGCGCCTTTGCTGGGCCTGCTGGGTACGGTACTGGGGATGATCGATATCTTCAGTTCGTTCATGGGCTCGGGCATGACCACCAACGCCCATGTACTGGCGGGGGGGATTTCCAAGGCGCTGATCACTACGGCGGCCGGCCTGATGGTGGGTATTCCGTCGGTGTTCTTCCATCGCTTCCTGCAACGCCGGGTCGATGAGTTGGTGGTGGGCATGGAGCAGGAGGCGATCAAGCTGGTCGAGGTGATCCAGGGCGACCGCGATGTCGACCTGGCCGAGGACAAAGCGTGAAGTTCCGTCGCAAACCCCGGGAAACCGTGGATATCAACCTCGCGTCGCTGATCGACGTGGTGTTCATCCTGCTGTTGTTCTTCGTCGTGACCACCACCTTCACCCGGGAAACCGAACTGCGTGTCGACTTGCCGGAGGCGGTCAGCGGTTCGCCCGCCGAGGACCAGCAGGTCAAGCAACTGGATATCGCCATCAGTGCCGATGGCGTGTTCTCGGTGAACAACCAGGTGCTGCCCAAGAGTGACCTGGCGAGCCTGATCGATGCATTGCAGAAGGAGTCCGGTGGCGACACCAACCTGCCGCTGTCCATCAGTGCCGACGGCAAGACCCAGCACCAGGCGGTGATCACCGCCATGGACGCCGCTGGCAAGCTCGGTTTCAGCCACTTGCGCATGACTACCGTCGAGGCGGCAACGGCACCCTGATGGCATTTTCCGATCGTCTGTTGGCCGCCTGGTACCAGGGCCATCCCGCGTTGAAACTGTTGCAGCCCCTGGAATGGCTGTATCGCCGTGTCGTGGTGGGCAAGCGCCAGCGCTTCCTGGCGGGCCAGGGCGAGATCTACCAGCCGCCGGTGCCCTTGGTGGTGGTGGGTAATATCACCGTCGGCGGCACTGGCAAGACGCCCTTGATCCTGTGGCTGGTGGAGCATTGCCAGCGCCTGGGCCTGCGGGTTGGGGTCGTCAGCCGTGGGTATGGGGCCAAGCCGCCGCACCTGCCATGGCGCGTCGATGCCCAGGACAGCGCCGAGGTGGCTGGCGACGAGCCGTTGTTGATCGTCCAGCGCTGTGGCGTGCCATTGATGATCGATCCTGATCGCAGTCGCGCGGTGCAGGCCTTGCTGGCCGCGGAACCGCTGGACCTGATTCTGTCCGATGATGGCCTGCAACACTACCGCCTGGCCCGGGACCTGGAGCTGGTGCTGATCGACGCTGCCCGTGGTTTGGGCAATCGCCGTTGCCTGCCGGCCGGGCCGCTGCGTGAGCCGGTGGAGCGCCTGCACAGCGTCGATGCACTGTTGTACAACGGCGCCAGCGATGATCGCGACGATGGTTTCGCCTTTCAGCTCCAGCCCTCGGCACTGGTCAACCTGCAAAGCGGCGAGCGTCGCGGCGTTGAGCATTTTGCCCCGGGGCAGGCCGTGCATGCGGTAGCGGGCATCGGCAACCCCCAGCGTTTCTTCAATACCCTTGAAACGCTACACTGGCGACCTGTTCCCCATGCATTTGCCGACCACGCCCAATTCAGTGCGCAGGCCCTGGCTTTCAGCCCGCCATTGCCGTTGGTCATGACTGAAAAAGACGCGGTCAAATGCCGCGGCTTCGCGGCTGCCGACTGGTGGTACCTGGCGGTGGACGCGGTGCCATCGCCGGCTTTCGTCGCCTGGTTCGATACCCAGTTGATGCGCCTGCTGCCCGATCGCCTATTGCCTTAACCGCTTTTATCCAGGGAAACCCTCATGGACACCAAACTGCTCGACATCCTGGCCTGCCCGATCTGCAAAGGCCCTCTCAAACTCAGCGCCGACAAGACCGAGCTGATCAGCAAGGGAGCCGGCCTGGCCTACCCGATTCGCGATGGCATTCCGGTCATGCTGGAGAGCGAAGCTCGCACCCTGACCGCCGAGGAGCGCCTGGAGAAATGACCAGCGCCTTCACCGTCGTTATCCCGGCACGTTTTGCTTCCACCCGCCTGCCAGGCAAACCGCTGCAACTGATCGCCGGCAAGCCGATGATCCAGTGGGTCTGGGAGCAGGCCAGCAAGAGTCGCGCCGAGCGTGTGGTCGTGGCCACTGACGATCAGCGCATCGTCGACGCTTGCCGGGGCTTTGGTGCCGAGGCGCTGCTGACCCGTGAAGACCACAACTCCGGTACTGATCGCCTGGCGGAAGTCGCCAGCCAACTGGGCCTGGCGGCAGACGCCATCGTAGTCAACGTCCAGGGCGACGAGCCGCTGATCCCGCCGGCGGTGATCGACCAGGTAGCCGCCAACCTGGCTGGCCATCCCGAAGCGCGCATGGCCACCTTGGCCGAGCCGATCGAGGATGCACAGACCCTGTTCAACCCCAATGTGGTCAAGGTGGTCAGCGACCTCAATGGCCTGGCTTTGACCTTCAGCCGTTCGACCTTGCCCTGGGCTCGGGACGCCTTTGCCCGCAATCGCGACGAGCTGCCGGCCGGCGTGCCTTATCGCCGCCATATCGGCATCTACGCGTACCGGGCTGGCTTCCTTCACGACTTCGTCAGCTGGGGGCCTTGCTGGTTGGAGAATA
It contains:
- a CDS encoding ABC transporter permease is translated as MSSEFQANLVALNTIVYREVKRFTRIWPQTLLPPAITMVLYFVIFGNLIGRQIGDMGGFTYMEYIVPGLIMMSVITNSYGNVVSSFFGSKFQRSIEELMVSPVSPHTILVGYTLGGVLRGLAVGVIVTLLSLFFTKLQVHHLGITVLVVVLTATIFSLLGFINAVFARNFDDISIIPTFVLTPLTYLGGVFYSINLLPPFWQTVSLANPVLHMVNSFRYGILGVSDISIGTAITFMLVATAVLYIGCARLLVSGRGMRQ
- a CDS encoding DUF2062 domain-containing protein — encoded protein: MPRRLFRRYMPDPSSIREHKSLRFLGTLLHDANLWHLNRHSVARAMAVGLFAAFIPIPMQMLLAAVLAIWLRGNMPISVSLVWLTNPITMPPVFFCTYQLGAWLMNVPPRTLPDSLTWEWISGQLSTLWQPFLLGSVVAGLVLGALAYCLTMLYWRWWVARQWRRRKLQRR
- a CDS encoding DNA internalization-related competence protein ComEC/Rec2; translation: MRTGMLGLAAGLLALGFLPALPPAWWLWPMGILALMMLPFRTHPVAFFLFGLAWACTCAQWALDDRLASRLDGQTRWLEGRVVGLPESGTGVVRFEVQDAQARRDRLPRRMRLSWRDGPQVRSGERWRLAVTLRRPAGLLNLQGFDYEAWLLARRIGATGTIKDGQLLAAARGAWRDGLRQRLLAVEAHGRAGGLAALVMGDGSGLAREDWQLLQDTGTVHLMVISGQHISLLAGVVYLAVAGLARHGAWPERWPWLPWACALAFLAALGYGLLAGFDVPVQRSCVMVALVLLWRLRFRHLGTWWPLLLALDAVLLFEPLASLQPGFWLSFAAVAILVFTFAGRLGTWRWWQSWSRAQWLVAIGLLPSLLALGLPISLSGPVANLLAVPWISFLVLPPALLGCLLLPVPYLGEGMLWLAGGLLDGLFRWLEVVARWSPAWMAPLLPWWLWVLSCLGAGLLLLPAGTPLRIFGWPLLLLVAWPPPQRVPYGQAEVWQLDVGQGLSFILRTRERAMLYDAGARSGDFDLGERVVVPTLHRLAIRQLDLMLLSHADNDHAGGALAVQRALPVHLVRSGEPRELPAALQATPCESGVSWQWDGVRFSQWQWAQARDGNQASCVLLVEANGERLLLTGDIDVQAERAFLDSPLGVPVHWLQAPHHGSRTSSSRALLQRLAPGAVLISRGRGNAYGHPHPQVVARYRRQGVIIYDSAEQGALKLQLGAFSKPYSVREQRRFWRAPPAMP
- a CDS encoding MotA/TolQ/ExbB proton channel family protein; translated protein: MWELVKSGGWMMLPIILSSIAAVGIIAERLWTLRASRVTPPHLLGQVWRWIKDKQLNKDKLKELRADSPLGEILAAGLANSKHGREIMKECIEEAAARVIHELERYLNALGTIAAMAPLLGLLGTVLGMIDIFSSFMGSGMTTNAHVLAGGISKALITTAAGLMVGIPSVFFHRFLQRRVDELVVGMEQEAIKLVEVIQGDRDVDLAEDKA
- a CDS encoding ExbD/TolR family protein, translating into MKFRRKPRETVDINLASLIDVVFILLLFFVVTTTFTRETELRVDLPEAVSGSPAEDQQVKQLDIAISADGVFSVNNQVLPKSDLASLIDALQKESGGDTNLPLSISADGKTQHQAVITAMDAAGKLGFSHLRMTTVEAATAP
- the lpxK gene encoding tetraacyldisaccharide 4'-kinase; translation: MAFSDRLLAAWYQGHPALKLLQPLEWLYRRVVVGKRQRFLAGQGEIYQPPVPLVVVGNITVGGTGKTPLILWLVEHCQRLGLRVGVVSRGYGAKPPHLPWRVDAQDSAEVAGDEPLLIVQRCGVPLMIDPDRSRAVQALLAAEPLDLILSDDGLQHYRLARDLELVLIDAARGLGNRRCLPAGPLREPVERLHSVDALLYNGASDDRDDGFAFQLQPSALVNLQSGERRGVEHFAPGQAVHAVAGIGNPQRFFNTLETLHWRPVPHAFADHAQFSAQALAFSPPLPLVMTEKDAVKCRGFAAADWWYLAVDAVPSPAFVAWFDTQLMRLLPDRLLP
- a CDS encoding Trm112 family protein produces the protein MDTKLLDILACPICKGPLKLSADKTELISKGAGLAYPIRDGIPVMLESEARTLTAEERLEK